Proteins from one Halovivax limisalsi genomic window:
- a CDS encoding AAA family ATPase translates to MEVDVQILGGVAVTVLLALLFFATVVLWDISLALRGVGDKIDKLEDTLDDDITDLTHTVDGTAGGGTQLHLNGGGTTIGSGPDAGQVATAAGPHTAATGAGATRTEPSTASDHPAGGHAADAATEPADSATDGVESSDETAADPAETQVEEGESDAPPQPSRASLGADPTPVRGPNAPDRRPDESGATTADEASAADPAEAPNRGRFVTSPDRTPWYATPLDRETIAANQSVIAGALESGSPDASAEEDGDDSTVTAEQEPIVLGGTTTPAADDADDPDTDDGVVTTDPVGDADSVAQADAAEGAGAGDADADEEGTTAEEADSSADAGDSLLDRGSLSTDVDEEAASIFDVVTEDELEAVARTTDGEEPVDDRTAAELFEALLEDLGLLELRTRLDEERQTRTDEADAATANASAADEDDTDRDAPAASTAEPSGPNSSDSELTAGDPDRDADESDVQAEPSAESTDATERADGSELDHESDDPDRESTDDPDSDPVDERDADGEGDASALETANDEVDPDADVTEASVDGSTEGIEYTFEEFSPEDTRSAEISVDDAVERVNDEAPSLSRSTRRLTAKATADDDGVTLTYELDDEATDSTNRLLRYQLEQFADQAAGEVDVSVSGNRVVVDIPDADGSTVSQWRRAIVEVIDRTYYLSDNTEE, encoded by the coding sequence ATGGAAGTCGACGTGCAGATCCTCGGCGGCGTGGCCGTCACCGTATTGCTCGCGCTCCTGTTTTTCGCGACGGTCGTTCTCTGGGATATCTCCCTGGCGCTGCGCGGCGTCGGTGACAAGATCGACAAACTCGAGGACACCCTCGACGACGACATCACGGACCTCACCCACACGGTCGACGGAACGGCGGGCGGCGGGACGCAACTACACCTGAACGGGGGCGGGACGACGATCGGGTCCGGGCCCGATGCCGGCCAGGTTGCGACGGCCGCCGGCCCGCACACGGCGGCGACCGGAGCCGGCGCGACGCGGACGGAACCGTCCACCGCAAGCGACCACCCCGCGGGTGGTCACGCCGCCGACGCCGCCACCGAACCCGCCGATTCCGCTACCGACGGGGTCGAATCAAGCGACGAGACGGCGGCTGATCCAGCGGAGACGCAGGTGGAGGAGGGCGAATCGGATGCACCGCCACAGCCCTCGCGCGCCTCGCTCGGGGCCGACCCGACCCCCGTCCGCGGCCCGAACGCCCCCGACCGACGGCCCGACGAGTCCGGCGCGACCACCGCCGACGAAGCGTCGGCAGCCGACCCGGCCGAAGCCCCGAACCGAGGCCGATTCGTCACGTCGCCGGATCGGACCCCGTGGTACGCGACCCCGCTCGACCGGGAGACGATCGCGGCGAACCAGTCCGTGATCGCCGGTGCCCTCGAATCCGGATCGCCCGATGCGTCGGCGGAGGAAGACGGAGACGATTCAACGGTGACGGCCGAACAGGAACCGATCGTCCTCGGGGGAACGACGACGCCAGCGGCCGACGATGCTGACGACCCGGACACAGACGACGGGGTCGTCACCACGGATCCAGTCGGGGATGCCGACTCGGTCGCGCAGGCAGATGCAGCCGAAGGGGCTGGCGCCGGGGACGCGGACGCCGACGAGGAAGGAACCACCGCCGAGGAGGCAGACTCGTCGGCGGACGCGGGCGACTCGCTCCTCGATCGCGGCTCGCTCTCCACGGACGTCGACGAGGAGGCGGCGTCCATCTTCGACGTGGTGACCGAAGACGAACTCGAAGCGGTGGCACGGACGACCGACGGCGAGGAGCCGGTCGACGATCGAACGGCGGCCGAACTGTTCGAAGCGCTCCTCGAGGATCTCGGACTGCTGGAATTGCGCACGCGCCTCGACGAGGAGCGCCAGACGCGGACGGACGAAGCCGACGCGGCAACCGCGAACGCATCCGCCGCCGACGAAGACGATACCGATCGTGACGCGCCCGCCGCGTCGACCGCCGAGCCGAGTGGGCCGAATTCGTCGGACAGCGAACTGACCGCAGGCGATCCGGATCGTGATGCTGACGAGTCGGACGTTCAGGCAGAGCCGTCGGCCGAGTCGACGGACGCGACGGAGCGGGCGGACGGATCGGAACTCGATCACGAGTCAGACGACCCAGACCGCGAATCGACCGACGACCCCGATTCCGACCCAGTCGACGAACGGGACGCGGATGGCGAGGGTGACGCGTCCGCCCTCGAGACGGCGAACGACGAGGTCGATCCGGACGCCGACGTCACCGAGGCGTCGGTCGACGGATCGACGGAGGGGATCGAGTACACGTTCGAGGAGTTCTCGCCGGAGGATACGCGATCGGCCGAGATATCCGTCGACGACGCCGTCGAACGGGTCAACGACGAGGCGCCGTCGCTCTCTCGTTCGACCCGCAGACTCACCGCGAAGGCGACCGCGGACGACGACGGCGTGACGCTCACGTACGAACTCGACGACGAGGCCACCGATTCGACGAATCGGTTGCTCCGATACCAGCTCGAGCAGTTCGCCGACCAGGCCGCCGGCGAGGTCGACGTCTCCGTCTCCGGGAATCGGGTGGTCGTCGACATTCCGGACGCCGACGGGTCGACCGTCTCGCAGTGGCGTCGAGCCATCGTCGAGGTGATCGACCGCACGTACTACCTCTCGGACAACACCGAGGAGTGA
- a CDS encoding inositol monophosphatase family protein: MDESRDDIDVEGLALEAARAGAAVARESFRQELSVETKANQMDVVTQADREAQDAVVGRIREAAPDDAIVGEEDGTPSSIPASGRTWIVDPIDGTANYVRGVPTFATAVAAVAGDETLAGATVFPVLDDTYVVSGEEPRLNGDPITVSERADPKICTVSPGLWWDRDRRDEYARACDEIVHRFGDMRRVGCAQAELAMVATGALDAMIANVAAAPWDTVAGVELVRTAGGTVTDLEGEPWTVDSEGLVASNGRIHGTALAAASAIED, from the coding sequence ATGGACGAGTCACGCGATGACATCGATGTCGAAGGCCTTGCCCTCGAGGCGGCGCGGGCCGGGGCCGCCGTCGCCCGGGAATCGTTCCGCCAGGAGTTGTCCGTCGAAACGAAGGCGAACCAGATGGACGTCGTGACGCAGGCCGACCGGGAGGCCCAGGACGCCGTCGTCGGTCGGATACGCGAAGCGGCCCCTGACGACGCGATCGTCGGCGAGGAGGACGGCACTCCGAGCTCGATTCCGGCGAGCGGCCGGACCTGGATCGTCGACCCGATCGACGGCACGGCCAACTACGTGCGCGGCGTGCCGACCTTCGCCACGGCCGTGGCCGCCGTGGCGGGCGATGAGACGCTTGCGGGCGCCACCGTCTTTCCCGTACTCGACGATACCTACGTCGTCAGCGGCGAGGAACCGCGCCTGAACGGCGATCCCATCACGGTGAGCGAGCGAGCGGATCCGAAGATCTGTACCGTCAGTCCGGGGCTGTGGTGGGACCGGGACCGCCGCGACGAGTACGCACGCGCCTGCGACGAGATCGTCCACCGATTCGGCGACATGCGTCGCGTCGGCTGTGCGCAGGCGGAGCTCGCGATGGTCGCGACCGGCGCGCTCGACGCGATGATCGCCAACGTGGCCGCCGCGCCCTGGGACACGGTCGCCGGCGTCGAACTCGTCCGGACCGCCGGCGGCACCGTGACGGACCTCGAAGGAGAACCGTGGACGGTCGACAGCGAGGGCCTCGTCGCGTCGAACGGTCGCATCCACGGCACGGCGCTCGCAGCCGCCAGCGCAATCGAAGATTGA
- a CDS encoding CoA-acylating methylmalonate-semialdehyde dehydrogenase, translating to MTDHETIAGDTVTHYVDGEWTDGAGGDGMDVVDPATGETLAAVEFATADDVDEAVRNGREAFESWRRRPIEDRIQPLFELKGLLEDRIDEIARTLVREHGKTMDEARGELRRGIENVEVACGMPSLMQAGHVEHAAPGIDETAVRKPLGVFAAVTPFNFPGMIPLWFLPYAVASGNAFILKPSERDPLTAATLFELIDEAGFPDGVVQLVNGSVDTVDAMLDHDGIEGISFVGSTPVAKTIYERAAANGKRVQAQGGAKNHVIVSETADLDFAAEKTVSSAMACSGERCLANDVVCVESSVYEEFVERVVDVASAQTVGSGLEPGTDIGPLITGEHEQRVRNYVETGVQEGAELVLDGRDVTVDGYADGNFLGPCIFRDVTADMVIAREEIFGPVLGVMPVSDVEEGIEVMNGSRFGNAASLFTGSGAEAQQFRREGEPGNLAVNAGTAAPMAFFHFGGRNDSFFGDLHAQAEDVVRFYTDETVYIERWPDA from the coding sequence GTGACAGACCACGAAACGATCGCCGGCGACACCGTCACCCACTACGTCGACGGCGAGTGGACGGACGGCGCCGGCGGCGACGGGATGGACGTCGTCGATCCCGCGACCGGCGAGACGCTGGCAGCCGTCGAGTTCGCGACGGCGGACGACGTCGACGAGGCGGTCCGAAACGGCCGGGAGGCGTTCGAGTCGTGGCGCCGCCGGCCGATCGAAGACCGCATCCAGCCGCTGTTCGAACTCAAGGGACTGCTCGAGGATCGGATCGACGAAATCGCTCGCACGCTCGTCCGCGAGCACGGCAAGACGATGGACGAGGCGCGGGGTGAACTCCGGCGGGGAATCGAGAACGTCGAAGTGGCCTGCGGCATGCCGTCGCTCATGCAGGCGGGTCACGTCGAGCACGCGGCCCCGGGGATCGACGAAACCGCCGTGCGAAAGCCGCTCGGGGTCTTCGCGGCGGTCACGCCGTTTAACTTCCCGGGCATGATTCCGCTGTGGTTCCTGCCCTACGCGGTCGCCTCCGGCAACGCCTTCATCCTCAAACCGAGCGAGCGAGATCCGCTCACCGCCGCGACACTGTTCGAACTGATCGACGAGGCGGGCTTCCCGGACGGCGTCGTCCAGCTGGTCAACGGGAGCGTCGACACCGTCGACGCGATGCTCGACCACGACGGAATCGAGGGGATCTCCTTCGTTGGGAGCACCCCGGTCGCGAAGACGATCTACGAGCGCGCCGCCGCCAACGGCAAGCGCGTCCAGGCCCAGGGCGGCGCGAAGAACCACGTGATCGTCTCGGAGACGGCGGATCTCGACTTCGCGGCCGAGAAGACGGTCTCCTCGGCGATGGCCTGCAGCGGCGAACGCTGTCTCGCGAACGACGTCGTCTGCGTCGAATCGAGCGTCTACGAGGAGTTCGTCGAGCGCGTCGTCGACGTCGCCTCGGCCCAGACCGTCGGCTCCGGTCTCGAACCGGGGACCGACATCGGCCCGCTCATCACCGGAGAGCACGAACAGCGGGTCCGCAACTACGTCGAAACCGGCGTTCAGGAGGGCGCCGAACTCGTCCTCGACGGGCGCGACGTCACCGTGGACGGCTACGCGGACGGCAACTTCCTTGGGCCGTGTATCTTCAGAGACGTCACCGCCGACATGGTGATCGCGAGGGAGGAGATCTTCGGCCCGGTTCTCGGAGTAATGCCCGTTTCCGACGTCGAGGAAGGGATCGAGGTCATGAACGGAAGCCGGTTCGGCAACGCCGCGAGCCTCTTTACCGGGAGCGGGGCGGAAGCCCAGCAGTTCCGACGCGAGGGCGAACCGGGAAACCTCGCGGTCAACGCGGGGACGGCGGCGCCGATGGCCTTCTTCCACTTCGGCGGCCGAAACGACTCGTTCTTCGGCGACCTCCACGCCCAGGCCGAGGACGTGGTCCGGTTCTACACCGACGAAACGGTCTACATCGAGCGGTGGCCGGACGCCTGA
- a CDS encoding cytochrome c biogenesis protein CcdA: MKNLKPILGVVLVVAIVASGIGFYLQTSGTDLNSSGVAIGEPAPDYSAETLDGETVRLSQFEGEKVVMLNIWATWCDPCREEMPKLQQLYEQYSDDGLVVVGASIDDTGSSQEIKQFVDDTGVTFTTLHDPNRRVVRTFQTIGTPSTVLIDEDGTVVHRWMGQFDPQSDQAQSTVKHALDSTSGSENTQTSSVFLITAFSAGILAAFSPCFFPLIPLFLSFIGGVSHQEVGQNGTNKRTGKDRVRLFINAVLFCVGFSTVFVSLGLGASVLGNAFSAFSVWLARIGGVVIILFGLNVAGVLEIQKLHSEWKLFNPDSDQSQSYSRSLLVGAGFGAGWTPCIGPVLAAILTLAATVSVAEGALLLVVFSFGLSIPFLLSAALADRVSLSSELKKKWLPVAMKLNGIFLIAIGILLLTGWIGKITAVLA; the protein is encoded by the coding sequence ATGAAAAATTTAAAACCAATACTTGGTGTCGTACTGGTCGTAGCGATCGTCGCGAGCGGAATTGGGTTCTATCTCCAGACCTCCGGGACTGATCTGAACAGTAGCGGAGTTGCGATCGGTGAGCCGGCGCCCGACTATAGCGCAGAAACGCTCGACGGTGAAACTGTGCGTCTCTCTCAGTTTGAAGGGGAGAAGGTGGTTATGCTCAATATCTGGGCGACCTGGTGTGACCCATGCCGCGAGGAAATGCCGAAATTACAGCAACTCTATGAACAGTATTCGGATGACGGGCTCGTCGTCGTCGGTGCGAGCATAGACGATACAGGCAGCTCACAGGAAATTAAACAGTTCGTCGATGATACCGGCGTAACGTTCACGACCCTGCACGATCCAAACAGGCGGGTTGTTCGGACGTTCCAGACCATTGGAACGCCGTCAACTGTGCTGATTGACGAAGATGGTACCGTGGTACATCGCTGGATGGGGCAGTTCGACCCGCAGTCCGATCAGGCACAGTCAACTGTCAAGCACGCCCTCGATAGCACGTCTGGGTCGGAAAATACACAAACCAGCAGCGTCTTTCTGATTACCGCGTTCAGCGCCGGAATCCTCGCTGCCTTCTCACCGTGCTTTTTCCCATTGATTCCGCTCTTTCTCTCGTTCATCGGGGGCGTCAGTCACCAGGAAGTGGGGCAGAACGGAACCAATAAGAGAACCGGAAAAGACAGAGTACGCCTCTTTATCAACGCTGTGCTCTTTTGTGTTGGGTTCTCAACTGTATTTGTCTCCCTCGGCCTCGGCGCTAGTGTACTGGGTAACGCGTTCTCGGCATTTAGTGTCTGGCTGGCACGAATCGGCGGGGTAGTCATCATTCTGTTTGGCTTGAACGTGGCTGGTGTGTTGGAAATACAGAAATTACACTCCGAGTGGAAGTTGTTCAACCCTGATTCCGACCAGTCGCAAAGTTACAGCAGATCGTTGCTCGTGGGCGCTGGCTTTGGTGCCGGTTGGACTCCGTGTATCGGGCCGGTACTGGCGGCGATTCTGACGTTGGCTGCCACAGTTTCCGTCGCGGAGGGTGCGTTACTGCTGGTTGTATTCTCGTTCGGATTATCCATTCCGTTCTTGCTCTCAGCAGCACTGGCCGACAGAGTTTCGCTTAGCTCCGAATTGAAGAAAAAGTGGCTGCCGGTGGCCATGAAACTCAACGGAATTTTCCTCATTGCTATCGGCATCTTGCTTCTCACCGGATGGATTGGAAAGATAACAGCCGTGCTCGCGTAA
- a CDS encoding DUF63 family protein, whose translation MNEYVDRYGPERVWAAIVIAVVAVVAALVAIFPQRVGVDVLWQYFWGPVVADANGMNCVAWAGGEQLSCSVAGPDSGPTASPGYTAISYAGYIPTLLLLLTGFIFVIDRLDIDRYRAGFWGLFPFMLFGGAFRAVEDANVAVNEATGDAALSLPWQALIISPFIYVTVAFIALCAVVIAVWLDRRGIVSRYEYPLAGMGTALLLGSIAILASWAAVGGHGFYPSFAVVTLGLASAITAAVWLAIQRFAPELNAGTRKMGIAVLWAHSVDGVANVLGLDWATAFGLPTNLVPKHPINAAVQRYTGELLPQSIEATTGDTWPFLLLKVGAAVFIIWAFNDEVFEESPRFTILLMLTVVAVGLGPGTRDMLRATFGV comes from the coding sequence ATGAACGAGTACGTCGACCGCTACGGGCCCGAACGGGTCTGGGCGGCGATCGTGATCGCCGTCGTCGCCGTCGTCGCCGCCCTCGTGGCCATCTTCCCGCAACGGGTTGGCGTGGACGTCCTGTGGCAGTACTTCTGGGGGCCCGTGGTCGCCGACGCGAACGGCATGAACTGCGTGGCGTGGGCCGGCGGCGAGCAGCTATCGTGCTCGGTCGCCGGACCCGATTCCGGGCCGACGGCCAGCCCGGGCTACACCGCGATCTCCTACGCGGGGTACATTCCGACGCTATTACTCCTGTTGACCGGGTTCATCTTCGTCATCGACCGCCTCGATATCGACCGCTATCGCGCCGGATTCTGGGGACTGTTCCCGTTCATGCTCTTCGGCGGCGCGTTCCGGGCCGTCGAAGACGCCAACGTGGCCGTCAACGAGGCGACGGGCGACGCCGCGCTCTCGCTGCCCTGGCAGGCGCTGATCATTAGCCCGTTCATCTACGTCACGGTCGCGTTCATCGCCCTCTGTGCGGTCGTGATCGCGGTCTGGCTCGACCGGCGAGGAATCGTCTCGCGCTACGAGTACCCGCTCGCCGGGATGGGAACGGCGTTACTCCTCGGGTCGATCGCGATCCTCGCGTCCTGGGCCGCCGTCGGCGGACACGGCTTTTACCCCTCCTTCGCCGTCGTCACGCTCGGACTCGCGAGCGCGATCACGGCCGCGGTCTGGCTGGCCATCCAGCGGTTTGCCCCCGAGTTGAACGCGGGAACACGGAAGATGGGCATCGCCGTTCTCTGGGCCCACAGCGTCGACGGCGTCGCCAACGTCCTGGGTCTGGACTGGGCGACGGCATTCGGCCTCCCCACTAACCTCGTACCGAAGCACCCGATCAACGCCGCCGTCCAGCGCTATACGGGCGAACTACTCCCCCAGTCGATCGAAGCGACGACCGGCGACACCTGGCCGTTCCTCCTCCTGAAGGTCGGGGCGGCGGTCTTCATCATCTGGGCGTTCAACGACGAGGTGTTCGAGGAGAGCCCGCGATTTACAATCCTGCTCATGCTGACCGTCGTGGCCGTCGGCCTGGGTCCCGGCACGCGCGACATGCTCCGTGCGACCTTCGGCGTGTGA
- a CDS encoding COX15/CtaA family protein — protein MSSSTAHQSLRRVRSRISVPHLLATTLVLVTGTILLGVATRAAGAGLACDANWPLCDGGLLNLFPAGFPSFFEWFHRLVAGVAGFFIVGSALLAWIGRYPRRIAWAAILGMVLTPIQVLLGRETVLSYDMTVLNLHFWTAIVIFVCFAVATIYSWLDRLDARLLPISLVLAAILVPVQIVFSPIVIESYTPVMHTVRDAVSLGLVFASLLAGILGVARLSGARARALSLAPVLALLVVYLSRETVMAFDPRIDLLYLLTSVGVSLLLAAAVFDARSVIAKPDS, from the coding sequence GTGTCGTCTTCCACCGCTCACCAGTCGTTGCGACGGGTTCGGTCTCGGATCAGCGTCCCACACCTGCTCGCGACCACGCTCGTGCTCGTCACCGGAACCATCCTCCTGGGCGTCGCGACGCGTGCCGCCGGTGCCGGCCTGGCCTGTGACGCCAACTGGCCGCTCTGCGACGGCGGCCTGCTGAACCTGTTCCCGGCTGGATTCCCGAGCTTCTTCGAGTGGTTCCACCGCCTCGTCGCGGGCGTCGCCGGGTTCTTCATCGTCGGCTCGGCGCTCCTGGCCTGGATCGGCCGGTATCCCCGACGAATCGCCTGGGCGGCGATCCTCGGGATGGTCCTGACGCCGATCCAGGTGCTACTCGGCCGGGAGACGGTCCTCAGTTACGACATGACGGTCCTCAACCTTCACTTCTGGACGGCGATCGTCATCTTCGTCTGTTTCGCCGTCGCGACGATCTACAGCTGGCTCGATCGGCTCGACGCCCGACTGCTCCCGATATCGCTCGTTCTCGCCGCCATACTCGTTCCCGTCCAGATCGTCTTCAGTCCGATCGTCATCGAGTCCTACACGCCCGTGATGCACACCGTCCGCGACGCCGTCTCGCTGGGCCTCGTCTTCGCCAGCCTGCTGGCCGGCATCCTCGGGGTGGCGCGGCTCTCGGGCGCGCGGGCACGAGCCCTCTCGCTGGCGCCCGTCCTGGCACTGCTGGTCGTCTACCTGAGCCGAGAGACGGTGATGGCGTTCGATCCCCGGATCGATCTCCTCTACCTGCTTACCTCCGTCGGCGTTTCACTCCTCCTCGCAGCAGCCGTCTTCGACGCGCGGTCGGTGATTGCGAAGCCGGATAGCTGA
- a CDS encoding NOP5/NOP56 family protein, translating into MTAERPSSGGWFADVDPDDPDAAVEAIRDGRADQPDRWPALAVESGIVADEDAYYDWLSESTIEATRRAVDERERAGDTQLTHAVRAMDDCRRTANELAERLAEWAGTVDPDAGAGVGYARKIVADETDVSDRSIRSLAERVVDLDDEADALETTIERTAPAVAPNLSALAGPVLAARLVSLAGGLESLAKKPSGTVQVLGAEDALFAHLRGRATSPKHGVIYTHEAVRGTDPAERGSAARALAGKLSIAARIDHYSGDRRPELEAELAERIETIQARTDATDDGAGAAESSSQGETDG; encoded by the coding sequence ATGACAGCAGAGAGGCCGTCGTCCGGCGGCTGGTTCGCCGACGTCGACCCGGACGATCCGGACGCAGCCGTCGAGGCGATCAGGGACGGTCGAGCCGACCAACCCGATCGGTGGCCCGCGCTCGCCGTCGAATCTGGGATCGTCGCCGACGAGGACGCCTACTACGACTGGCTGTCCGAGTCGACGATCGAGGCGACGCGTCGCGCCGTCGACGAGCGCGAGCGCGCGGGCGATACCCAACTCACCCACGCCGTTCGGGCGATGGACGACTGCCGACGCACGGCGAACGAGCTGGCCGAGCGACTCGCCGAGTGGGCGGGGACGGTCGACCCGGACGCTGGAGCTGGCGTCGGATACGCCCGCAAGATCGTCGCCGACGAAACCGACGTTTCCGACCGCTCGATCCGATCGCTGGCCGAGCGCGTCGTCGACCTCGACGACGAGGCCGACGCGCTCGAAACGACGATCGAACGAACCGCGCCCGCGGTCGCGCCGAACCTGTCCGCGCTGGCCGGACCCGTCCTCGCCGCGCGACTCGTCTCGCTGGCCGGCGGCCTGGAATCGCTCGCGAAGAAACCCAGCGGAACCGTCCAGGTGCTCGGCGCCGAGGACGCCCTCTTCGCGCACCTCCGGGGCCGGGCGACCTCACCGAAACACGGCGTCATCTACACCCACGAGGCGGTACGCGGTACTGATCCCGCCGAACGGGGCTCCGCTGCCCGCGCGCTCGCCGGCAAGCTCTCGATCGCCGCCCGGATCGACCACTACAGCGGCGACCGCCGTCCCGAGCTGGAAGCGGAACTCGCCGAACGAATCGAGACGATCCAGGCGCGTACCGACGCGACCGACGACGGAGCAGGTGCCGCCGAATCATCCAGCCAGGGTGAGACCGATGGATGA
- a CDS encoding fibrillarin-like rRNA/tRNA 2'-O-methyltransferase, which translates to MDELPVGVERRSIDGRDWLATEGEPVGDEPTDGSWRAWDPDRSKLAAMLELGFDTGFSGGESDRVLYLGAASGTTVSHVADVAGPTYAIEFAPRPARDLLDVAESRPRLFPILADARKPATYAHVVESDLDLLVQDVATRGQARVAVENRRFLADDGRLLLSVKARSEDVTADPESVFDDVLDELASAYDVLETGRLDEYHTDHLGVVATRK; encoded by the coding sequence ATGGATGAGCTACCTGTCGGGGTCGAACGCCGATCGATCGACGGTCGCGACTGGCTCGCGACCGAGGGCGAGCCGGTCGGCGACGAACCGACCGACGGCTCGTGGCGAGCGTGGGATCCCGACCGGTCGAAACTCGCCGCGATGCTCGAACTCGGGTTCGACACCGGGTTCTCGGGCGGTGAATCCGACCGGGTGCTCTATCTCGGCGCGGCCAGCGGCACGACGGTGAGCCACGTCGCCGACGTCGCTGGGCCGACGTACGCGATCGAGTTCGCCCCGCGACCCGCCCGCGACCTGCTCGACGTCGCCGAGAGCAGACCGCGGCTCTTCCCCATCCTCGCGGACGCCCGCAAACCGGCGACGTACGCCCACGTCGTCGAGTCCGACCTCGACCTGCTCGTCCAGGACGTCGCGACCCGGGGCCAGGCGCGCGTCGCCGTCGAGAACCGTCGGTTTCTCGCGGACGACGGCAGGCTCCTCCTGTCGGTGAAAGCCCGCAGCGAGGACGTCACCGCGGATCCGGAGTCCGTGTTCGACGACGTCCTCGACGAACTGGCGAGCGCCTACGACGTGCTCGAAACCGGCCGGCTCGACGAGTACCACACGGATCACCTGGGCGTCGTGGCGACGCGGAAGTGA
- a CDS encoding DUF309 domain-containing protein: MDEHTRAPSEPPPLGNPTGWDLAARRWEHATLRRALRHGVGLFNDGAYHESHDCFEDEWYNYGAGTTESAFCHGMVQIAAGVYKRVDFGSDAGLFRLFETALRYLADVPPDFYGLDVDDVRTTAERALSEPAVVDDWRLTLDGHRPRATEAGYVYAESLE; this comes from the coding sequence ATGGACGAACACACCCGGGCCCCGTCGGAACCGCCCCCGCTGGGCAACCCGACGGGGTGGGATCTTGCCGCACGCCGGTGGGAGCACGCGACGTTGCGGCGGGCGTTGCGCCACGGCGTCGGCCTCTTCAACGACGGCGCGTACCACGAATCGCACGACTGTTTCGAGGACGAGTGGTACAACTACGGCGCCGGAACGACCGAGAGCGCGTTCTGCCACGGGATGGTCCAGATCGCCGCCGGCGTGTACAAGCGGGTGGACTTCGGGTCGGACGCTGGATTGTTCCGACTCTTCGAAACCGCACTTCGGTACCTGGCCGACGTCCCGCCCGATTTCTACGGGCTCGACGTCGACGACGTGCGGACGACCGCCGAGCGGGCGCTGTCGGAGCCGGCCGTCGTCGACGACTGGCGACTCACGCTCGACGGCCATCGCCCGAGGGCGACCGAGGCGGGGTACGTCTACGCCGAATCGCTCGAGTGA
- a CDS encoding glutamate--cysteine ligase, producing MDRGSASAFDRQGTLGIEEEFYVVDESGHPTAGSDELVYESTPPDLLEGRLDHELFKCVVETQTPLIDRPGRASDVLRDVREALVSYAREHGFGIAGAGLHPLARWRELEHAEKPRYRSQLDRIQYPQHRNTTAGLHVHVGVDDADKAIWIANELRWYVPVMLALSANSPFWNGFDTGLASARAKIFEGLPNTGMPTAFDDFAAFDRFERRMVESGAIDDRGELWYDVRPHTGHGSVEIRAPDGQADPVVVDAFVEYTEALVTDLAERYDDGESATAGDLRRELLDENKWRAIRHGHEASFIDRSGEGTVDLGEIVRRESDRFGIDGIRSVYERESGAARQRRLLDDAGPDALCDALRLE from the coding sequence ATGGATCGTGGGTCGGCTTCGGCGTTCGATCGGCAGGGGACGCTCGGTATCGAAGAGGAGTTCTACGTCGTCGACGAGTCGGGCCACCCGACGGCCGGGTCGGACGAACTGGTGTACGAATCGACGCCCCCCGACCTCCTCGAGGGCCGGCTCGATCACGAGCTGTTCAAGTGCGTCGTCGAGACGCAGACGCCGCTGATCGACCGTCCCGGGCGCGCGAGCGACGTCCTGCGCGACGTCCGCGAGGCGCTCGTCTCGTACGCTCGGGAGCACGGGTTCGGGATCGCCGGCGCCGGCCTGCACCCGCTGGCGCGCTGGCGCGAACTCGAACACGCCGAGAAACCCCGGTATCGGTCACAGCTCGATCGCATCCAGTATCCACAGCACCGAAACACGACGGCGGGGCTGCACGTCCACGTCGGCGTCGACGACGCCGACAAAGCGATCTGGATCGCGAACGAGCTTCGCTGGTACGTCCCGGTGATGCTCGCGCTGTCGGCGAACTCGCCGTTCTGGAACGGGTTCGACACCGGCCTCGCCTCCGCGCGAGCGAAGATCTTCGAGGGGCTGCCCAACACCGGGATGCCCACCGCCTTCGACGATTTTGCGGCCTTCGACCGGTTCGAACGCCGAATGGTCGAGAGTGGTGCGATCGACGACCGCGGCGAGCTCTGGTACGACGTGCGACCCCACACGGGCCACGGCAGCGTCGAGATTCGGGCGCCGGACGGCCAGGCGGACCCGGTCGTCGTCGACGCGTTCGTCGAGTACACCGAGGCCCTCGTCACCGACCTGGCCGAGCGCTACGATGACGGCGAATCCGCGACGGCTGGCGACCTCCGTCGGGAACTGCTCGACGAGAACAAGTGGCGCGCGATCCGCCACGGCCACGAGGCCTCGTTCATCGATCGATCCGGCGAGGGGACGGTCGACCTCGGCGAGATCGTCCGCCGGGAGTCCGATCGATTCGGGATCGACGGCATCCGGTCGGTGTACGAACGAGAGAGTGGCGCGGCGCGTCAGCGCCGACTCCTCGACGATGCGGGGCCCGACGCGCTCTGTGACGCGTTGCGACTCGAGTGA